In Aliiroseovarius pelagivivens, a single window of DNA contains:
- a CDS encoding LabA-like NYN domain-containing protein, whose translation MFYRDERLALFIDGSNLYAAAKSLGFDIDYKLLRQEFMRRGKLLRAFYYTALLENDEYSPIRPLVDWLHYNGFSMVTKPAKEYTDSMGRRKVKGNMDIELTVDALELADHIDHAVLFSGDGDFRPLVAALQRKGVRVSVVSTIRSQPPMIADELRRQADNFIELEELKDVIGRPPREFDAPEDRD comes from the coding sequence ATGTTCTATCGCGATGAGCGACTCGCACTCTTCATCGATGGCTCGAACCTTTATGCAGCGGCGAAGTCGCTGGGGTTCGACATTGACTATAAGCTGCTTAGGCAAGAGTTCATGCGTCGTGGCAAACTGCTGCGCGCATTCTACTATACAGCCCTTCTGGAAAACGACGAATACTCACCCATTCGTCCGTTGGTGGACTGGCTACACTATAACGGTTTCTCGATGGTGACGAAGCCCGCCAAGGAATACACCGATTCCATGGGGCGCCGGAAAGTCAAAGGCAACATGGACATCGAACTGACCGTCGATGCGCTTGAGCTGGCTGACCATATCGACCACGCTGTTCTGTTCTCGGGCGACGGCGATTTCCGCCCGCTCGTGGCCGCGCTTCAGCGTAAAGGCGTACGTGTATCGGTCGTATCAACGATCCGCAGCCAGCCGCCGATGATTGCGGATGAACTGCGCCGTCAGGCCGATAACTTCATCGAACTGGAAGAGCTAAAAGACGTGATCGGCCGCCCTCCGCGTGAATTTGACGCGCCGGAAGACCGAGATTGA